The Primulina tabacum isolate GXHZ01 chromosome 7, ASM2559414v2, whole genome shotgun sequence genome includes a window with the following:
- the LOC142551107 gene encoding uncharacterized protein LOC142551107 — MLYVHKIEGDNGVGNLLTFKFTVGKKVAAEISCKISLIAGWLAVRIMDKDWMSKNRLSHEYEAGVEYFLQFASRNANNPNAMPCPCAKCGESDVEETRGGDQGAGLD, encoded by the exons ATGCTTTATGTGCACAAAATTGAAGGTGACAATGGGGTAGGAAATTTGCTTACTTTCAAGTTTACAGTCGGTAAAAAAGTTGCGGCGGAGATTTCTTGCAA GATTTCACTCATTGCTGGTTGGTTAGCTGTACGTATAATGGACAAAGATTGGATGTCAAAGAATAGGTTGTCACATGAATATGAGGCTGGGGTGGAGTATTTCTTGCAGTTTGCATCACGAAACGCTAACAATCCGAATGCAATGCCTTGCCCATGTGCAAAATGCG GTGAGAGTGATgtcgaggagactaggggtggggaccaaggagctggcttggactga